A window of the Methyloprofundus sp. genome harbors these coding sequences:
- a CDS encoding 23S rRNA (cytosine1962-C5)-methyltransferase translates to MAHPELFLKKNEDKRIRQGHLWVFSNEVDTARSPLKQFSPGDLVKIVASDGKILGTAYINPNTLICARFLSRKPSAKLGTKMFTSRISKALALRELFYDKPFYRLIFGEGDGLPGLVIDRFGDVLSVQITTAGIERQKEPLIEVLVDLLQPKAIYLKNDNSQRQLEGLSEQAELIYGELPEQLIIEENNAKFKIDILAGQKTGWFYDHRSSRATLAKLTAGKTVLDLFSYAGAWGIPAAMNGATQVTCVDASASAIALAEQNAQLNQVSNNMQFVQSDVFDYLKRIRLEKQHFDIIILDPPALIKRKKDFKSGYEAYRRLNHLALQVLAKDGLLVSASCSSHLSKANLHEILRSSARHIDRNLSIVATGGQAPDHPIHPAIAETEYLKTYFCAVSESL, encoded by the coding sequence ATGGCTCACCCTGAACTGTTTCTAAAGAAAAATGAAGATAAACGTATACGCCAAGGTCACCTTTGGGTATTCAGTAATGAAGTAGACACTGCCCGCAGCCCACTAAAGCAATTTAGTCCAGGTGATTTAGTCAAAATTGTCGCCAGTGATGGCAAGATATTAGGGACTGCCTACATCAACCCCAACACTCTAATTTGCGCACGCTTTCTATCCAGAAAACCTAGTGCAAAACTGGGCACAAAAATGTTTACCAGCCGCATATCCAAGGCACTGGCCTTACGTGAACTATTTTACGATAAACCATTCTATCGTCTAATTTTTGGTGAGGGTGATGGCTTACCTGGTTTGGTTATAGACCGTTTTGGTGATGTACTCTCCGTGCAAATTACCACAGCGGGGATAGAGAGACAAAAAGAGCCTCTGATTGAAGTGCTGGTAGATTTATTACAGCCTAAAGCTATTTATCTAAAAAATGACAACTCACAAAGACAACTAGAGGGGTTATCTGAACAAGCAGAACTTATTTATGGTGAACTACCAGAGCAATTAATCATAGAAGAGAATAATGCTAAATTTAAAATTGACATTTTAGCAGGCCAAAAAACGGGCTGGTTTTATGACCACCGTAGCAGCCGTGCTACTTTAGCAAAATTAACTGCCGGCAAAACAGTATTAGACCTATTTTCTTATGCGGGAGCTTGGGGTATTCCTGCGGCAATGAATGGTGCTACACAAGTAACCTGTGTGGATGCTTCTGCCAGTGCGATTGCCTTAGCCGAACAAAATGCGCAATTAAACCAAGTTAGCAATAACATGCAATTCGTGCAAAGTGATGTATTTGATTATTTGAAACGTATTCGTTTAGAGAAACAACATTTTGATATTATTATCTTAGATCCACCCGCACTCATTAAACGTAAAAAAGATTTCAAATCAGGTTATGAAGCTTACCGCCGTCTGAATCATCTTGCCTTACAGGTGTTAGCAAAGGATGGTTTATTGGTATCGGCCTCTTGCTCATCACATTTAAGCAAAGCTAATTTACATGAAATCTTACGCTCGTCAGCAAGGCACATAGACAGAAATCTCTCTATTGTTGCTACTGGTGGGCAAGCTCCTGACCATCCTATTCATCCTGCTATTGCTGAAACTGAGTACCTTAAGACTTATTTTTGCGCCGTTTCTGAAAGCTTATAA
- a CDS encoding ribosomal protein L11 methyltransferase, with amino-acid sequence MAWHQISIISNESSASAISDFFSEIGAVSVTYMSATAKPVYEPNIGETKIWEQTKVIALFELDATPELIKDLLFQQFTSDIISDWHAEVLADQTWERSWMEHYQPMCFGKHLWVYPSGQEQYSADTVSLILDPGLAFGTGTHPTTALCLEWLANNDVTGKTVIDFGCGSGILAVAAILLGAKEAHAIDIDPQALTATIDNAQKNQVASKIKTYLPEEFSAFEADIVLANILAKPLIELSDNISTLVKSQGQLVLSGILTEQADSVRNTYQTKFIVSPPIIQDDWCRLDGLKK; translated from the coding sequence ATGGCCTGGCATCAAATCTCAATTATTAGCAACGAATCTTCGGCATCTGCCATTTCTGATTTTTTCAGTGAAATAGGAGCCGTCTCGGTCACCTATATGAGTGCCACAGCCAAACCAGTTTATGAACCCAATATTGGTGAAACCAAAATATGGGAACAAACTAAAGTTATTGCGTTATTTGAGCTAGATGCTACCCCCGAATTAATCAAAGATTTACTTTTCCAACAATTTACAAGCGACATTATTTCTGACTGGCATGCAGAGGTTCTTGCAGACCAAACATGGGAACGCTCTTGGATGGAGCATTACCAACCAATGTGCTTTGGTAAACATTTATGGGTCTACCCTTCTGGTCAAGAGCAATATTCTGCCGATACTGTCAGCTTAATTCTTGACCCTGGCTTAGCATTTGGTACGGGCACGCACCCAACCACAGCATTGTGCTTAGAGTGGCTAGCTAATAATGATGTTACCGGCAAGACAGTGATAGATTTTGGTTGTGGTTCAGGTATTTTAGCGGTTGCTGCTATATTACTAGGAGCCAAAGAAGCGCATGCTATTGATATTGATCCACAAGCGCTCACTGCCACTATTGATAATGCCCAAAAAAACCAAGTTGCCTCTAAAATAAAAACCTACTTGCCCGAAGAATTTAGTGCTTTTGAAGCCGATATCGTACTTGCTAATATTTTAGCAAAACCACTTATTGAGTTATCTGATAATATTAGCACCTTAGTAAAATCACAAGGCCAACTGGTTTTATCCGGCATTCTAACCGAGCAAGCAGATTCCGTTCGCAACACCTATCAAACTAAATTCATAGTTAGTCCTCCCATTATTCAAGATGACTGGTGTCGTCTGGATGGGCTAAAAAAATAA
- a CDS encoding acetyl-CoA carboxylase, biotin carboxylase subunit: MFDKLVIANRGEIALRILRACRELGIKTVAVYSSADRDLKHVRLADEAICIGPAASADSYLNIPAIISAAEVTDAEAIHPGYGFLAESAAFSEKVKQSGFTFVGPEADTIRVMGDKIEAKKAMIASGIPCVPGNGEPLTDDNATNLRMAEEIGYPIIIKAAGGGGGRGMRTVHTEGALVSSIALTKSEAGSFFGNDTVYMEKFLEDPRHIEIQILADSHGNAVHLGERDCSMQRRHQKVVEEAPAPGITEEQRKFIGERCAQACVDIGYLGAGTFEFLFERGEFFFIEMNTRVQVEHPVTEMVTGIDIVKEQLRIAAGEPLSFTQDDIVLRGHAIECRLNAEDPVTFMPSPGTIDLFHMPGGPGIRCETHIYNGYKVPPYYDSMIGKLIAHGDDRASAIARMKTALSEMVIDGIKTNIPLQMDIMADNAFAIGSQNIHYLEKKLGIN; encoded by the coding sequence ATGTTCGATAAACTTGTTATCGCCAATCGCGGTGAAATTGCCCTGCGTATTTTACGCGCTTGTCGCGAATTAGGTATTAAAACGGTTGCGGTGTATTCCAGTGCAGATCGTGATTTAAAACACGTACGTTTAGCAGATGAAGCTATTTGTATCGGCCCTGCTGCTTCTGCTGATAGTTACTTAAATATCCCTGCCATTATTAGTGCTGCGGAGGTAACTGATGCCGAAGCCATTCACCCTGGCTATGGTTTTTTGGCAGAAAGCGCAGCGTTCTCTGAAAAAGTAAAACAAAGCGGTTTTACTTTTGTCGGCCCTGAAGCAGACACCATTCGCGTCATGGGCGATAAAATTGAAGCTAAGAAAGCCATGATTGCATCGGGCATTCCTTGCGTACCTGGGAATGGCGAACCCTTAACTGATGACAATGCCACTAATTTAAGAATGGCTGAAGAAATTGGCTATCCTATCATCATCAAAGCTGCTGGCGGCGGTGGTGGCCGTGGTATGCGTACCGTCCATACTGAAGGCGCACTCGTCAGTTCTATTGCTTTAACCAAATCAGAAGCAGGTTCATTTTTTGGTAATGATACGGTCTATATGGAAAAGTTCCTTGAAGATCCGCGCCATATTGAAATCCAGATTCTTGCCGATTCCCACGGTAATGCTGTGCATTTAGGGGAGCGTGACTGCTCTATGCAACGTCGCCACCAAAAAGTGGTAGAAGAAGCCCCAGCACCAGGCATTACCGAAGAACAGCGCAAATTTATTGGCGAACGCTGTGCACAAGCTTGTGTTGATATAGGTTACTTAGGGGCAGGTACTTTTGAGTTCCTTTTTGAAAGAGGTGAATTTTTCTTTATTGAAATGAATACTCGTGTACAAGTTGAGCACCCGGTCACTGAAATGGTAACCGGCATTGATATTGTAAAAGAGCAACTGCGCATCGCAGCAGGCGAGCCACTATCTTTCACACAGGATGATATCGTTCTACGCGGCCATGCTATTGAGTGTCGTCTAAACGCTGAAGATCCAGTTACTTTTATGCCTAGCCCTGGCACTATTGATCTATTCCATATGCCGGGTGGCCCTGGTATCCGTTGTGAAACTCATATTTACAATGGCTATAAAGTACCCCCTTATTATGACTCCATGATTGGCAAACTCATTGCTCATGGCGATGATAGAGCCAGCGCTATTGCACGCATGAAAACAGCTTTAAGCGAAATGGTGATTGATGGCATTAAAACCAATATCCCATTACAAATGGATATTATGGCTGACAATGCTTTTGCGATAGGCAGTCAAAACATTCATTATTTAGAAAAGAAATTAGGCATAAATTAA
- a CDS encoding 3-dehydroquinate dehydratase II, producing MIFGMAKITILNGPNLNLLGVREPGHYGNKTLSDIQATAEAYAKQTGHQLNFHQNNAEHEIVELIHQAFAEHVDFIIINPAAFTHTSVAIRDALLATKIPFIEVHLSNVHAREPFRKHSYFSDIAEGIISGLGATGYELALQAAHQTLLERK from the coding sequence ATGATCTTTGGCATGGCAAAAATCACTATTCTGAATGGCCCTAATCTCAACCTACTTGGTGTTCGCGAACCTGGACATTATGGCAATAAAACCTTAAGTGATATTCAAGCGACTGCCGAAGCATATGCCAAACAAACTGGACATCAGCTTAACTTTCATCAAAATAATGCTGAACATGAAATTGTTGAGCTGATTCACCAAGCTTTTGCTGAGCATGTAGATTTCATCATCATCAACCCTGCCGCTTTTACCCATACCAGCGTCGCCATTCGCGATGCTTTATTAGCAACAAAAATTCCGTTTATAGAAGTCCATCTATCCAATGTCCATGCACGGGAGCCGTTTCGCAAACACTCCTATTTCTCTGATATTGCAGAGGGAATCATCAGTGGACTTGGGGCAACCGGATACGAATTGGCTTTACAAGCCGCACATCAGACACTACTCGAGAGAAAATAA
- a CDS encoding putative two-component system response regulator, with protein sequence MIKDLIDITDANILLISSEPLDSINELLKANQFYKVESTDNAQTITAACQSLKPDLIIFSPLANLSLTELTTQLCALETSDDLIPVFYLHNPSDGVPPLDSAAKDFINTPIEPTEFLYRMSHLLMDRLASLELRSYSETILNTVEQRNQELKESQTEIIECLGYAAEFRDSETGMHTIRVGHYSQCLAKAMGMSDTEAEHLLYAAPMHDVGKIGIPDKILLKPGRLDGKEWETMKQHTSIGEKILSRSKNKLLQQASIIAINHHEKWDGTGYPNSLKGSDIHLYGRIVAIVDVFDALTMERPYKKAWSTESALELIKEESGKHFDPSLVELFIHSLPAILEIKNTYTDDSTHTDLLNEYLSL encoded by the coding sequence ATGATTAAAGATCTTATTGATATTACTGATGCAAATATTCTACTGATTAGTTCTGAGCCTTTAGACAGCATTAATGAACTACTAAAAGCTAACCAGTTTTACAAAGTTGAGAGCACTGATAATGCCCAAACAATTACCGCAGCATGTCAAAGCCTTAAACCCGACCTCATTATCTTTAGCCCCTTAGCTAATTTAAGCTTAACAGAACTCACCACCCAGTTATGTGCCTTAGAAACAAGCGATGACCTTATTCCCGTCTTTTATCTGCACAACCCGAGCGATGGTGTCCCACCTTTAGATAGTGCCGCCAAAGATTTCATCAACACCCCTATTGAACCAACCGAATTTTTATACCGCATGTCGCACCTGCTTATGGATCGACTTGCTTCATTAGAATTGCGTAGTTACTCGGAAACCATCCTGAATACTGTAGAACAACGCAATCAAGAACTCAAAGAGTCGCAAACAGAGATTATTGAATGTTTAGGTTATGCAGCCGAATTTCGGGATTCTGAAACAGGCATGCATACTATTCGCGTAGGCCACTATTCGCAATGCCTAGCTAAAGCAATGGGCATGAGTGATACTGAAGCCGAACACCTTCTCTATGCCGCCCCTATGCATGATGTGGGTAAAATTGGCATTCCTGATAAAATTTTACTGAAGCCAGGGCGTTTGGATGGCAAAGAATGGGAGACCATGAAGCAACATACTAGCATTGGCGAAAAGATACTAAGCCGTTCTAAAAATAAATTATTACAACAAGCTAGTATTATTGCCATCAACCACCATGAAAAATGGGATGGAACGGGTTATCCGAATAGTTTAAAAGGTTCAGATATTCACCTATATGGGCGTATTGTCGCGATCGTTGACGTGTTTGATGCACTCACCATGGAACGCCCTTATAAAAAAGCATGGTCGACAGAAAGCGCCTTGGAATTAATCAAGGAAGAATCAGGTAAACATTTTGACCCTTCGTTAGTCGAATTATTTATTCATTCACTACCTGCTATTCTAGAAATAAAAAACACTTATACCGATGATAGTACTCATACTGATTTACTCAACGAATATCTCTCTCTTTAA
- a CDS encoding thiol:disulfide interchange protein DsbD has product MHYLNPFLFLFLLLCKPLAFAINPADILPQEQAFKVTAKATQDGQVQVSWQIAQGYYLYRNKMAFASKTDGISIKHTDLPPGKIKSDKYFGDVAIYRNQIDSLLSLVRPKTAQTLSLLLKHQGCADLGICYPPQSTLLTIELPSQESQSKDIFSSLKQLGSGFKLGLNLFEDQLLPAEQAFQFNASVIDGQTLQVTWQIAEGYYLYREKIQLQLLDTSNTQLLPYNIPRGTPKYDEAFGDVEILHNTLSINIPLARMDITAQGIKLKANFQGCAERGVCYPPMEQTIDLWLPAMTETRLSSTVAQTSKQAVSEQSQIINSLQHDSFALTLLSFFGFGLLLAFTPCVFPMVPILSGIIVGQGKDVSTRKAFLLSLSFVLASAITYTVFGILAALFGSNLQATFQAPWIIYTFSAIFVLLSLAMFGFYNLELPKSIQARLHNASDNSRDGSFLGAAIMGALSSLIVGPCVAAPLAAALMYIGQTGDVILGGSALFVMGMGMGVPLLIIGASAGSLLPKAGHWLNVSKSVFGVLMLAVAVWMLERVAAPEITMLLWATLCIIPAIYLRTLDPLPEVDSGWHKLWKGFGVILLSYGLLILVGLAAGTTNPLQPLKGIALNATGNQATQPLHFKQINSLADLQQELQSAQQQGKPVMLDFYADWCISCKEMEAYTLSNPEVQQQLARFVLLQADVTANNTEHQALLKSFNIFGPPAILFFNNSQQEQEEARVLGYQDAGTFMRHLFNLQ; this is encoded by the coding sequence ATGCATTACCTTAATCCATTTCTGTTCTTATTTTTGCTACTCTGCAAACCACTCGCTTTTGCCATTAACCCTGCGGATATCCTGCCTCAAGAACAAGCATTCAAAGTAACCGCGAAAGCGACTCAAGACGGCCAAGTGCAAGTCTCATGGCAAATTGCCCAAGGTTATTATTTATATCGTAATAAAATGGCTTTTGCATCCAAAACTGATGGCATCAGCATTAAGCATACCGATTTACCGCCAGGCAAAATCAAAAGTGATAAATATTTTGGCGATGTAGCCATATACCGTAATCAAATAGATAGCTTGCTAAGCTTAGTCCGTCCGAAGACAGCACAAACACTTTCTTTATTACTCAAACACCAAGGTTGCGCTGATTTAGGCATCTGTTACCCACCACAAAGCACCTTACTGACTATAGAGTTACCCAGCCAAGAGTCACAGTCTAAGGATATTTTTAGCTCATTAAAACAACTCGGCAGTGGATTTAAACTCGGTTTAAACTTATTTGAAGATCAGCTATTGCCTGCTGAGCAAGCATTTCAATTTAACGCAAGTGTCATCGATGGACAAACCTTGCAAGTCACTTGGCAAATTGCCGAGGGTTATTATCTCTATAGAGAAAAAATTCAGTTACAGCTTTTAGATACAAGCAATACCCAACTGCTTCCTTATAACATTCCACGCGGCACGCCCAAATATGATGAAGCTTTTGGTGATGTAGAAATATTACATAACACCCTAAGTATTAATATCCCCTTGGCACGCATGGATATAACAGCGCAGGGCATAAAGCTAAAAGCTAACTTTCAAGGCTGTGCGGAACGTGGCGTATGCTACCCTCCCATGGAGCAAACCATTGACTTATGGTTACCTGCCATGACTGAGACACGACTAAGCAGTACTGTAGCACAAACAAGCAAACAAGCTGTTTCCGAACAAAGTCAAATCATCAATTCACTGCAACATGATAGCTTTGCCCTGACTTTATTAAGCTTTTTTGGCTTTGGCTTACTGCTTGCTTTTACACCCTGCGTATTCCCAATGGTACCGATTTTATCAGGTATTATTGTTGGCCAGGGCAAGGATGTCAGTACTCGCAAAGCTTTTTTATTGTCTTTAAGTTTCGTGTTGGCCTCTGCAATCACCTATACCGTATTTGGCATACTGGCCGCATTATTTGGCAGCAACTTGCAGGCCACTTTTCAGGCTCCTTGGATCATCTATACCTTTAGCGCCATATTCGTCTTATTATCTTTAGCCATGTTTGGTTTTTATAACTTGGAATTACCCAAGTCAATACAAGCACGCTTACATAATGCTAGTGACAATAGCCGTGATGGCTCCTTCCTTGGTGCGGCGATTATGGGCGCTTTGTCTTCGTTAATTGTCGGCCCGTGTGTAGCCGCGCCTTTAGCAGCGGCACTGATGTATATCGGGCAAACAGGTGATGTAATACTTGGTGGTTCAGCATTATTTGTGATGGGTATGGGCATGGGCGTACCGCTATTAATTATCGGCGCTTCTGCAGGGAGCTTATTGCCGAAAGCAGGACATTGGCTCAATGTCAGCAAATCTGTGTTTGGGGTACTAATGCTAGCGGTTGCCGTCTGGATGCTTGAGCGGGTGGCTGCCCCTGAAATCACCATGTTGTTATGGGCTACGCTATGTATTATTCCTGCCATTTACTTACGCACCTTAGACCCGTTGCCTGAAGTCGATAGTGGCTGGCATAAATTATGGAAAGGTTTTGGTGTTATTTTATTAAGCTATGGCTTGCTGATTTTAGTCGGCTTGGCAGCTGGTACAACTAATCCGCTACAGCCACTGAAAGGCATAGCGCTTAATGCGACTGGCAATCAAGCCACACAGCCATTACACTTTAAACAAATAAATTCTTTAGCTGATTTGCAACAGGAACTACAAAGTGCTCAGCAACAAGGCAAGCCTGTCATGCTAGATTTTTACGCCGACTGGTGCATTAGCTGTAAAGAGATGGAAGCCTATACATTAAGCAATCCTGAAGTGCAGCAACAATTAGCTCGATTTGTGCTATTGCAAGCCGATGTCACTGCCAATAACACCGAGCATCAAGCGCTATTAAAATCCTTTAATATATTTGGCCCACCTGCTATATTGTTTTTTAACAACAGCCAACAAGAACAGGAAGAAGCCAGAGTGCTTGGCTATCAAGATGCAGGCACGTTTATGCGCCACTTATTCAACCTGCAATAA
- a CDS encoding UPF0716 protein FxsA, with product MNPVQLVFLAFVTIPFIEIYLLLQIGGIVGVFPTILLVVTTAIIGAGLLRQQGLATFQRFQEGLAKGEIPAYEMVEGPILLVGGALLLTPGFFTDVIGFACLIPQARKRIAQYIIEKRLVQAGVAPQQQQKAQPDVIEGEFNRED from the coding sequence ATGAACCCAGTACAACTTGTTTTTTTAGCTTTCGTTACTATTCCTTTTATAGAAATTTATTTGCTATTGCAAATTGGCGGTATTGTTGGAGTATTTCCGACGATCCTTTTGGTAGTCACAACTGCAATCATAGGTGCTGGCTTACTAAGGCAGCAAGGCTTAGCAACTTTTCAGCGCTTTCAAGAAGGTTTGGCAAAAGGCGAGATACCTGCTTACGAAATGGTTGAGGGGCCTATTTTATTGGTGGGTGGTGCATTATTATTAACCCCTGGTTTTTTTACAGATGTGATTGGTTTTGCTTGCTTGATTCCACAGGCACGTAAAAGAATTGCGCAATATATTATTGAAAAGCGCTTGGTGCAAGCGGGTGTGGCGCCGCAACAACAGCAAAAAGCGCAGCCTGATGTGATTGAGGGGGAATTTAATCGGGAGGATTGA
- a CDS encoding type I restriction enzyme M protein, with amino-acid sequence MNEITLKSLSELHEIFAEYVGSWFRGQADIEWQLLPKVGRKEYYMPDNVDLDSFKDWKKQAIAYTRFPTYDIECLAIAQHHGLATRLLDWSKNPLIAAYFAVNGEKNKDGVIFILECADKIVEPGEISLTMLRGLDDVLFYVPKAISPRILSQHGVFTIHCKANRELGISASVIASNEDNLVKLIIPKSIKQEVVKMLDNYGINESFLFPDLDGLSRQKNREVIGFVDDLKNWP; translated from the coding sequence ATGAATGAAATTACATTAAAGAGCTTAAGTGAACTTCATGAGATATTTGCGGAGTACGTAGGGAGCTGGTTTCGAGGGCAAGCTGATATAGAGTGGCAACTTTTGCCTAAAGTAGGTAGAAAAGAATATTATATGCCTGATAATGTTGATTTGGATAGCTTTAAGGATTGGAAAAAGCAAGCAATAGCGTATACCAGGTTTCCTACGTATGATATTGAATGTCTGGCAATTGCTCAACATCATGGGTTAGCTACAAGATTATTAGACTGGAGTAAAAATCCATTAATTGCAGCATATTTTGCTGTTAATGGTGAAAAAAATAAAGACGGAGTAATTTTTATTCTTGAGTGTGCTGATAAGATTGTTGAGCCAGGAGAGATCAGCCTTACTATGTTAAGAGGGCTTGATGATGTTTTATTTTATGTTCCTAAGGCAATTTCACCTAGAATCTTAAGTCAACATGGTGTGTTTACTATTCACTGCAAAGCTAATAGAGAGTTGGGTATTTCCGCTTCTGTAATTGCGAGTAATGAAGATAATTTAGTTAAACTAATTATTCCTAAGTCAATAAAACAGGAGGTTGTTAAAATGTTGGATAATTATGGTATTAATGAATCTTTTTTGTTTCCTGATTTGGATGGGTTATCAAGACAAAAAAATAGGGAAGTAATTGGGTTCGTTGATGATTTGAAAAATTGGCCCTAA
- a CDS encoding toxin (type II toxin-antitoxin system toxin), with translation MKVVSNTSPLIFLSNVGSLDLLLSCFDKIYIPNTVKQELGNIDLPKTIEVQSISEAGKASVAKQHGALHLGELEAIQLASEINADLVLLDDLLARKRATKLNIDVMGTLGLFILSARKKYISPKLAAEKIDTLVNEHDMFVATYLLQNIKQELQSLE, from the coding sequence TTGAAAGTAGTATCAAATACGAGCCCACTAATCTTTCTAAGTAACGTAGGCAGCTTAGATCTCCTACTTTCATGTTTCGATAAAATTTATATTCCCAATACTGTCAAACAGGAGCTTGGGAATATTGACCTACCCAAAACAATAGAAGTACAAAGCATTTCTGAAGCTGGCAAAGCTTCTGTAGCAAAACAGCATGGTGCATTACACTTAGGGGAGCTAGAAGCGATACAACTGGCAAGTGAAATTAACGCAGATTTAGTACTACTAGATGACTTGTTGGCACGAAAACGAGCAACAAAACTAAATATTGATGTAATGGGAACCTTAGGCTTATTTATACTTTCTGCCCGAAAAAAATATATATCACCAAAATTAGCAGCAGAAAAAATAGATACCCTAGTTAATGAACATGATATGTTCGTGGCAACCTACCTATTACAAAATATTAAGCAGGAACTACAGTCTTTAGAATAA
- a CDS encoding antitoxin (type II toxin-antitoxin system antitoxin) encodes MATLLIDQIDDQSFTQLDKMALNSGESTTEFARFLLAASMYHAHAISFQAAAELSGLGFNTFKKQLRENFSTGFIIASETIGEDLHMAKKLSNQT; translated from the coding sequence ATGGCAACTTTATTAATAGACCAAATAGATGATCAATCATTTACCCAGCTAGATAAAATGGCACTCAACTCTGGAGAAAGTACTACAGAATTTGCACGTTTTTTATTAGCTGCCAGCATGTATCATGCCCATGCCATAAGCTTTCAGGCTGCAGCTGAATTATCAGGCTTAGGATTTAACACCTTTAAAAAACAACTTAGAGAAAATTTTTCTACAGGCTTTATAATTGCTTCTGAAACAATAGGGGAGGACTTACATATGGCAAAAAAACTCTCAAATCAAACTTGA
- a CDS encoding ketol-acid reductoisomerase has protein sequence MQVYYDKDADLSVIKGKKVAIIGYGSQGHAHANNLKDSGVDVVVGLRTSSSSVAKAEGAGLTVKPVAEAVASADIVMILTPDEFQSQLYKEEIEPNIKQGAALAFAHGFAILYNQVVPRADLDVIMIAPKAPGHTVRSEFTRGGGIPDLIAIHQDASGTAKEICLSYASAIGGGRSGIIETTFRDETETDLFGEQAVLCGGAVELVKMGFETLVEAGYEPEMAYFECLHELKLIVDLMFEGGIANMNYSISNNAEYGEYVTGPQVINEESRAAMREALANIQSGDYAKKFILEGMTNYPEMTARRRLNAEHPIEVVGNNLRAMMPWIAANQIVDKAKN, from the coding sequence ATGCAAGTTTATTACGACAAAGATGCTGACCTTTCAGTTATAAAAGGTAAAAAAGTCGCTATTATTGGCTATGGCTCACAAGGACATGCACACGCTAACAACTTAAAAGACTCAGGTGTTGATGTTGTTGTTGGTTTACGCACTAGCTCTAGCTCAGTTGCTAAAGCCGAAGGTGCTGGCCTTACTGTTAAGCCAGTTGCTGAAGCCGTTGCTAGCGCTGATATAGTGATGATCTTAACGCCTGATGAATTTCAATCTCAGCTTTATAAAGAAGAAATTGAACCAAATATCAAGCAAGGCGCAGCACTTGCTTTTGCTCATGGCTTTGCAATTCTATACAACCAAGTTGTACCACGCGCTGATTTAGATGTCATCATGATTGCACCGAAAGCACCTGGTCACACAGTACGCTCTGAATTTACTCGCGGCGGTGGTATTCCTGATTTAATCGCTATTCATCAAGATGCTTCAGGTACTGCCAAAGAAATTTGCCTATCCTATGCTTCTGCAATCGGCGGTGGTCGCTCAGGTATCATCGAAACAACTTTCCGTGACGAAACAGAAACTGACCTATTTGGTGAGCAAGCTGTTTTATGTGGTGGTGCAGTTGAGCTGGTTAAAATGGGATTTGAAACACTTGTTGAAGCAGGCTATGAGCCTGAAATGGCTTACTTTGAGTGCTTGCACGAATTAAAATTGATTGTAGATTTAATGTTTGAAGGCGGTATTGCCAACATGAACTACTCAATTTCCAATAATGCTGAGTACGGTGAGTATGTTACCGGCCCACAAGTTATTAACGAAGAAAGCCGTGCAGCAATGCGTGAAGCATTAGCAAACATCCAGTCTGGTGACTATGCTAAAAAATTCATCCTTGAAGGCATGACCAACTATCCGGAAATGACCGCTAGACGTCGCCTTAATGCTGAACACCCAATTGAAGTAGTGGGTAACAACCTACGTGCAATGATGCCTTGGATTGCAGCAAATCAAATTGTTGATAAAGCGAAAAACTAA